In Capricornis sumatraensis isolate serow.1 chromosome 16, serow.2, whole genome shotgun sequence, a genomic segment contains:
- the LOC138093081 gene encoding olfactory receptor 52K2, translating to MSASNITSTHPAVFLLMGIPGLEHLHVWISIPFCSAYTLAMLGNCTLFFIIQADAALHKPMYLFLAMLAAIDLVLSSTTLPKMLAIFWFRDREISFYACLVQMFFLHSFSIMESAVLLAMAFDRYVAICKPLHYSTILTGPLITKIGLAAVTRAVTLMTPLPFLLRCFHYCRGPVIAHCYCEHMAVVRLACGDTRFNNIYGIAVAMFIVVLDLLFVILSYIFILWTVLQLASQEARYKAFGTCVSHIGAILAFYTPVVISSVMHRVARQAAPHVHILLANFYLLFPPMVNPIIYGVKTRQIRERVLGLFLRKDV from the coding sequence ATGTCAGCCTCCAATATCACCTCAACTCATCCAGCAGTATTCCTGTTGATGGGGATCCCAGGCCTGGAGCACCTACATGTCTGGATATCCATTCCATTCTGCTCAGCCTATACACTGGCCATGCTTGGCAACTGCACCCTCTTCTTCATCATTCAGGCTGATGCAGCCCTCCACAAGCCCATGTAcctctttttggccatgctggcaGCCATTGATCTGGTCCTTTCTTCTACAACACTTCCCAAAATGCTGGCCATCTTCTGGTTCAGGGATCGAGAGATCAGCTTCTATGCCTGTCTGGTCCAGATGTTCTTTCTCCACTCCTTCTCTATCATGGAGTCGGCGGTGCTGCTGGCCATGGCCtttgaccgctatgtggccatctgcaagccgcTGCACTACAGCACCATCCTCACCGGGCCACTTATCACCAAGATCGGCTTGGCTGCTGTGACTCGGGCTGTGACCCTGATGACTCCACTCCCCTTTCTGCTCAGATGCTTCCACTACTGCCGAGGTCCAGTGATTGCCCACTGCTACTGTGAGCACATGGCCGTGGTAAGGCTGGCCTGTGGGGACACTCGTTTCAACAACATCTATGGCATTGCTGTGGCCATGTTCATAGTAGTGTTGGACTTGCTTTTTGTTATTCTGTCTTACATCTTCATCCTCTGGACAGTTCTACAGCTTGCCTCTCAGGAGGCCCGCTACAAGGCCTTTGGGACCTGTGTGTCCCACATAGGTGCTATTTTAGCCTTTTACACACCTGTTGTCATCTCCTCAGTCATGCACCGGGTAGCTCGCCAGGCTGCTCCACATGTGCACATCCTCCTTGCCAATTTCTATCTGCTCTTCCCACCCATGGTCAATCCCATCATCTATGGGGTCAAGACCAGGCAGATTCGTGAACGAGTCTTAGGACTGTTCCTGAGAAAGGATGTGTAA
- the LOC138093128 gene encoding olfactory receptor 52M1-like, producing MFLSNNACLVPTSFWLTGLPGLESLHIWLSIPFSSMYLVAVVGNVTILAVIKLEHSLHQPMYFFLCMLAVIDLVLSTSTMPKLLAIFWFDAHHIDLDACLAQMFFIHCFATVESGIFLAMAFDRYVAICNPLRHTSVLTHTAVRHLGLAALLRGVLYIGPLPIMIRLRLPLYQTQIITHSYCEHMAVVTLACGDTTVNNLYGMGIGFLVLILDSLAITASYVMIFRVVMGLATPEARLKTLGTCSSHICAILVFYIPIAVSSLTHRFGHHVPPHIHILLANFYLLIPPILNPVVYAVRTKQMRERLLHILKTGAQSK from the coding sequence ATGTTCCTGTCTAATAATGCCTGCTTGGTGCCTACTTCTTTCTGGCTCACTGGCCTCCCAGGGTTGGAATCTCTGCACATCTGGCTCTCCATCCCCTTCAGCTCCATGTACCTGGTGGCTGTGGTGGGGAACGTGACCATCTTGGCAGTGATAAAGTTGGAGCACAGCCTGCACCAGCCCATGTACTTCTTCTTGTGCATGTTGGCTGTCATTGACTTAGTCCTGTCAACCTCTACCATGCCCAAACTGCTAGCCATCTTCTGGTTTGATGCCCACCACATTGACCTGGATGCTTGTTTGGCCCAGatgttctttatccattgctTTGCCACTGTTGAGTCAGGCATCTTCCTTGCCATGGCTTTTgatcgctatgtggccatctgtaacCCACTACGCCACACCTCAGTGCTCACCCATACAGCAGTGAGACATTTGGGCTTGGCTGCTCTCCTCCGTGGAGTACTCTACATTGGACCCCTGCCTATAATGATTCGCCTGAGGCTGCCCCTTTACCAGACCCAAATCATTACCCACTCCTACTGTGAGCACATGGCTGTGGTCACCTTGGCTTGTGGTGACACCACAGTCAACAACTTATATGGAATGGGAATTGGCTTCCTGGTATTGATCCTGGATTCACTAGCCATCACTGCCTCCTATGTGATGATTTTTAGAGTGGTAATGGGGTTGGCCACCCCCGAGGCTAGGCTTAAAACCCTAGGTACATGCAGTTCTCATATTTGTGCTATCCTTGTCTTTTACATACCCATTGCTGTGTCCTCTCTCACTCACCGCTTTGGGCATCATGTCCCTCCCCATATTCATATCCTTTTGGCCAACTTTTAcctcctcatcccacccatcCTCAATCCAGTTGTCTATGCTGTTCGCACTAAACAAATGCGAGAGAGACTTCTCCACATTCTAAAGACAGGGGCTCAATCCAAGTGA
- the LOC138093085 gene encoding olfactory receptor 52K1: protein MAASNITSTHPTAFLLVGIPGLEHLHVWISIPFCFAYTLALLGNCTLLLIIQGDAALHEPMYLFLAMLAIIDLVLSSTTLPKMLAIFWFRNREINFYACLVQMFFLHSFSIMESAVLLAMAFDRYVAICKPLHYSTILTGPLITKIGLAAVTRAVTLMTPLPFLLRRFHYCRGPVIAHCYCEHMAVVRLACGDTRFNNIYGIAVAMFIVVLDLLFVILSYIFILWTVLQLASQEARYKAFGTCVSHLGAILSTYTPVVISSVMHRVAQQAAPHVHILLAIFYLLFPPMVNPIIYGVKTKQIRDHVLSLFWRKNV from the coding sequence ATGGCAGCCTCTAATATTACCTCAACCCACCCAACTGCCTTCTTGTTGGTAGGAATTCCAGGTTTGGAGCATCtgcatgtctggatctccattccCTTCTGCTTCGCCTATACTTTGGCTCTTCTAGGCAACTGCACCCTTCTCCTCATTATTCAAGGTGATGCAGCCCTCCACGAGCCCATGTAcctctttttggccatgctggcaATCATTGATCTTGTCCTCTCTTCTACAACACTTCCCAAAATGCTGGCTATTTTTTGGTTTAGAAATCGAGAGATCAACTTCTATGCCTGTCTGGTCCAGATGTTCTTTCTCCACTCCTTCTCCATCATGGAGTCGGCGGTGCTGCTGGCCATGGCCtttgaccgctatgtggccatctgcaagccgcTGCACTACAGCACCATCCTCACCGGGCCACTTATCACCAAGATCGGCTTGGCTGCTGTGACTCGGGCTGTGACCCTGATGACTCCACTCCCCTTTCTGCTCAGACGCTTCCACTACTGCCGAGGTCCAGTGATTGCCCACTGCTACTGTGAGCACATGGCCGTGGTAAGGCTGGCCTGTGGGGACACTCGCTTCAACAACATCTATGGCATTGCTGTGGCCATGTTCATAGTAGTGTTGGACCTGCTTTTTGTTATTCTGTCTTATATCTTCATCCTCTGGACAGTTCTACAGCTTGCCTCTCAGGAGGCCCGCTACAAGGCCTTTGGGACCTGTGTGTCCCACCTGGGTGCTATCTTGTCCACCTACACACCTGTGGTCATCTCCTCAGTGATGCACCGTGTGGCTCAGCAGGCTGCCCCTCATGTCCACATACTGCTTGCtatcttttatcttcttttcccACCCATGGTCAACCCCATCATCTATGGTGTCAAAACGAAGCAGATTCGTGACCATGTGCTGAGTCTATTCTGGAGAAAGAATGTAtag